The proteins below are encoded in one region of Pedococcus aerophilus:
- a CDS encoding SDR family NAD(P)-dependent oxidoreductase, which produces MTVQNARNHGNDDGRLDGQVALVTGGSRGIGLAAARGLGERGATVVLVGRTDESARGAAEALVADGIDAVGIGCDVAVAEEVAALPERLGPLAAVDVLVCAAGVMSERTAKTLRTSEDEWRRVMAINLDGVWRTMTTFVPGMVERRHGRVIAVSACLGRMSGPGNAGGLAPYRVAKAGVNALVRNLAHEQGLGMRGVLVDATCPGHCRTDMGGEDAPRSAEQGAETAVWLAGRSADGAQTGVLWEDRQVVPW; this is translated from the coding sequence ATGACGGTGCAGAACGCGCGAAACCACGGCAATGACGACGGACGGCTCGACGGCCAGGTGGCGCTGGTCACCGGTGGAAGCCGAGGCATCGGGCTCGCGGCAGCACGTGGGCTGGGTGAGCGTGGCGCAACCGTGGTCCTCGTCGGCCGCACCGACGAGTCTGCTCGGGGAGCCGCGGAGGCGCTGGTGGCGGACGGGATCGACGCGGTCGGGATCGGCTGCGACGTCGCTGTTGCCGAGGAGGTGGCCGCCCTCCCCGAGAGGCTCGGCCCCTTGGCAGCTGTCGACGTCCTCGTCTGCGCGGCCGGGGTGATGAGCGAGCGCACGGCGAAGACGCTGCGCACCAGCGAGGACGAGTGGCGCCGGGTGATGGCGATCAACCTCGACGGGGTGTGGCGGACGATGACGACATTCGTCCCCGGCATGGTCGAGCGACGCCACGGCCGGGTCATTGCCGTCAGCGCGTGCCTGGGTCGGATGAGCGGTCCGGGCAACGCCGGGGGCCTGGCGCCATATCGGGTGGCCAAGGCCGGGGTGAATGCGTTGGTGCGCAATCTCGCCCACGAGCAGGGCCTGGGCATGCGCGGTGTCCTCGTGGATGCGACGTGCCCGGGTCACTGCCGCACCGACATGGGTGGGGAGGACGCGCCCCGCTCCGCCGAGCAGGGAGCCGAGACGGCGGTGTGGCTGGCCGGCCGGTCCGCCGATGGCGCCCAGACCGGGGTGCTGTGGGAGGACCGCCAGGTCGTCCCCTGGTAG
- a CDS encoding molybdopterin-dependent oxidoreductase, producing MNGRLSNLALLVVVPLAALTGFLMFLVGSGPVWPVAILHGVVALLVVVLVPWKSAVVRRGLRRTQRQRRPGRATSVLLGAVVLLALVTGLAHVVGVLFRDSTVTTLQVHVGAGIVAVVLTVAHALQRRVRSRRSDLSRRTFVRLGALVAVAAVLEAGVQAAGALTSRRGIRRATGSFQLASSEVAAIPATSWLFDEVPDLDPTSWRLTVVTGGASRDWSLAELAQWNDRQVAVLDCTGGWWTEQEWSGVRLSRLLPPGAKGTVEVTSTTGYSRRLPLTDRLLLATAIDGQALTPAHGAPARLVVPGRRGFHWVKWVDRISHDDRPWWVEPPFPLQ from the coding sequence GTGAACGGTCGACTGTCGAATCTGGCCCTGCTGGTCGTGGTCCCGTTGGCGGCCCTGACCGGCTTCCTGATGTTCCTGGTCGGCAGCGGACCGGTCTGGCCGGTCGCCATCCTCCACGGAGTCGTCGCCCTCCTGGTGGTCGTCCTCGTGCCGTGGAAGTCGGCGGTCGTCCGTCGGGGGCTGCGCCGGACGCAGCGCCAACGGCGTCCCGGGCGCGCAACATCCGTGCTCCTGGGCGCCGTCGTGCTGCTGGCCCTCGTCACCGGCCTCGCCCACGTCGTCGGCGTGCTTTTCCGCGACTCGACCGTGACGACCTTGCAGGTGCACGTGGGCGCCGGCATCGTGGCTGTCGTCCTCACCGTGGCGCACGCCCTGCAGCGCCGCGTGCGCTCGCGGCGCAGCGACCTGTCCCGCCGCACCTTCGTCCGTCTCGGTGCGCTGGTCGCCGTCGCCGCCGTCCTCGAGGCGGGCGTCCAGGCGGCCGGCGCGCTCACGTCGCGACGCGGCATACGTCGCGCGACCGGGTCGTTCCAGCTCGCGTCGTCCGAGGTCGCTGCGATCCCGGCCACGTCGTGGTTGTTCGACGAGGTGCCTGACCTCGACCCGACGTCGTGGCGGTTGACCGTGGTGACGGGCGGCGCCTCGCGCGACTGGTCGTTGGCCGAGCTCGCCCAGTGGAACGACCGGCAGGTGGCGGTCCTCGACTGCACCGGCGGGTGGTGGACCGAGCAGGAGTGGTCGGGGGTTCGCCTGAGCAGGTTGCTGCCACCAGGGGCGAAGGGAACGGTCGAGGTCACCAGCACGACGGGGTACTCCCGACGGCTGCCGCTCACCGACCGGCTGCTCCTCGCGACCGCCATCGACGGCCAGGCCCTCACGCCGGCCCACGGGGCGCCCGCGCGCCTGGTGGTCCCGGGTCGACGGGGGTTCCACTGGGTGAAGTGGGTCGACCGGATCAGCCACGACGACCGCCCGTGGTGGGTCGAGCCGCCCTTCCCCCTTCAGTAG
- the uvrA gene encoding excinuclease ABC subunit UvrA, which translates to MPHDPTDHFVHVRGASEHNLKNVDVDLPRDAMVAFTGVSGSGKSSLAFGTLYAEAQRRYFESVAPYARRLVQQMGAPHLQEITGLPPAVALQQRRGAPSSRSSVGTLTTLSNLLRMLYSRAGTYPAGAPRLAAEAFSPNTVAGACPRCHGLGEEHDVSEELMVPDTSLSIREGAIAAWPGAWQGANLRSIVMGLGIDVDTPWKRLKAKDRQWLLFTDEQPKVFIKPERDRVDHGYHGLFWSARAHVNHVLATSKSQMMRDKAMRFVRAVPCPDCGGTGLRPDALEVTFRGLSIAEVNSLSFTELVDLLLPVAELSEAAAATSSADSGEATEVAVMLCRDLVARIRVLLDLGLGYLSLGRSSTTLSPGEAQRLRIATQLRSGLFGVVYVLDEPSAGLHPADAAPLLDVLETLKASGNSLFVVEHDLDIVRRADWVVDIGPGAGENGGQVLYSGPVAGLEEVADSVTGAHLFGRVDLSDRPQRAPHGWLHLRGITRHNLDDLSVDIPLCVMTAVTGVSGSGKSTLVTQVLAELVRRHLGQAPDDAEDTELEVDVDDASGLEAFDRLVRVDQRPIGRTPRSNLATYTGLFDAVRKVYAATPAARERGYGAGRFSFNVAEGRCETCQGEGFVTVELLFLPGTYAPCPDCHGARYNPETLEIECRGKNIAEVLALSVDEASEFLADVPAAARSLTTLAEVGLGYLRLGQPATELSGGEAQRIKLATELQRARRGHALYLLDEPTSGLHPADIALLLRQLHRLVDAGNTVVLVEHDLDTIISADWVIDMGPRGGNEGGRVVATGTPEEVSRAKGSATAPYLAARLSSRSSADV; encoded by the coding sequence GTGCCCCACGACCCGACCGACCACTTCGTCCACGTCCGCGGTGCCAGCGAGCACAACCTCAAGAACGTCGACGTCGACCTGCCGCGTGACGCGATGGTCGCCTTCACCGGGGTGAGCGGCTCCGGGAAGTCCTCGCTGGCCTTCGGCACGTTGTATGCAGAGGCGCAGCGGCGCTACTTCGAGTCGGTCGCGCCATACGCCCGCCGGTTGGTGCAGCAGATGGGCGCCCCGCACCTGCAGGAGATCACCGGGCTGCCGCCGGCGGTGGCGCTGCAGCAGCGTCGCGGCGCCCCGAGCTCGCGCTCCAGCGTCGGCACCCTGACGACCCTGTCGAATCTCCTGCGCATGCTCTACTCGCGGGCCGGCACGTATCCGGCCGGGGCGCCTCGCCTTGCGGCAGAAGCGTTCTCGCCAAACACCGTCGCCGGCGCATGCCCTCGCTGCCACGGGCTGGGGGAGGAGCACGACGTCAGCGAGGAGCTGATGGTGCCCGACACCTCCCTGAGCATCCGCGAGGGCGCGATCGCCGCGTGGCCCGGCGCCTGGCAGGGTGCGAACCTGCGCAGCATCGTCATGGGCCTCGGCATCGACGTCGACACCCCGTGGAAGCGCCTCAAGGCCAAGGACCGGCAGTGGCTGCTGTTCACCGACGAGCAGCCCAAGGTGTTCATCAAGCCTGAGCGTGACCGGGTCGACCACGGCTACCACGGCCTGTTCTGGAGCGCCCGCGCCCATGTCAACCACGTCCTGGCCACCTCCAAGAGCCAGATGATGCGCGACAAGGCGATGCGCTTCGTCCGCGCGGTCCCGTGCCCGGACTGCGGGGGGACCGGGCTGCGGCCCGACGCGCTGGAAGTGACGTTCCGCGGCCTCAGCATCGCCGAGGTCAACTCGCTCTCGTTCACGGAGCTCGTCGACCTCCTCCTGCCCGTCGCCGAGCTGTCCGAGGCTGCCGCAGCGACGTCGTCCGCCGACTCGGGGGAGGCGACCGAGGTGGCGGTGATGCTCTGCCGTGACCTCGTCGCGCGCATCCGCGTCCTGCTCGACCTCGGGCTCGGCTACCTCTCGCTGGGGCGCAGCTCCACGACGCTGTCACCGGGGGAGGCACAGCGCCTGCGCATCGCCACGCAGCTGCGCTCGGGCTTGTTCGGGGTCGTCTACGTCCTCGACGAACCCTCCGCCGGACTGCACCCGGCCGACGCCGCCCCGCTGCTCGACGTGCTAGAGACGCTCAAGGCCTCGGGCAACTCGCTGTTCGTCGTCGAGCACGACCTCGACATCGTCCGCCGGGCTGACTGGGTCGTCGACATCGGTCCCGGCGCCGGCGAGAACGGTGGCCAGGTCCTCTACTCCGGACCGGTCGCCGGCCTCGAGGAGGTCGCGGACTCCGTGACCGGGGCGCACCTCTTCGGACGCGTCGACCTGTCGGACCGCCCCCAGCGTGCGCCGCACGGCTGGCTGCACCTGCGCGGCATCACCCGGCACAACCTCGACGACCTCTCGGTCGACATCCCGCTGTGCGTGATGACTGCGGTCACAGGGGTTTCGGGCTCGGGCAAGTCGACCCTGGTCACTCAGGTGCTCGCCGAGCTGGTGCGCCGCCACCTCGGGCAGGCCCCCGACGACGCCGAGGACACCGAGCTCGAGGTCGACGTCGACGACGCCTCCGGCTTGGAGGCCTTCGACCGGCTCGTCCGCGTTGACCAGCGACCCATCGGCCGCACCCCGCGCTCCAACCTCGCCACCTACACGGGCCTGTTCGACGCCGTGCGCAAGGTGTACGCCGCGACGCCGGCAGCCCGGGAGCGCGGCTATGGCGCGGGCCGCTTCTCGTTCAACGTCGCCGAGGGGCGGTGCGAGACGTGCCAGGGCGAAGGGTTCGTCACGGTGGAGTTGCTGTTCCTGCCCGGCACGTACGCGCCCTGCCCGGACTGCCACGGGGCGCGCTACAACCCCGAGACTCTCGAGATCGAGTGCCGCGGCAAGAACATCGCTGAGGTGCTGGCGCTGTCGGTCGACGAGGCGTCGGAGTTCCTCGCCGACGTGCCGGCCGCCGCTCGCAGCCTGACCACCCTCGCCGAGGTCGGGCTGGGCTACCTGCGGCTGGGCCAGCCCGCTACCGAGCTGAGCGGCGGTGAGGCGCAACGGATCAAGCTCGCGACCGAGCTGCAGCGCGCCCGTCGCGGGCACGCGCTCTACCTGCTCGACGAGCCGACGTCAGGCCTTCACCCTGCCGACATCGCGCTGCTTCTGCGCCAGCTGCACCGGTTGGTCGACGCCGGCAACACGGTGGTGCTGGTCGAGCACGACCTCGACACGATCATCAGCGCCGACTGGGTCATCGACATGGGGCCGCGCGGCGGGAACGAGGGCGGCCGGGTGGTTGCGACCGGCACGCCGGAGGAGGTGTCGCGGGCCAAGGGGAGCGCCACCGCGCCATACCTTGCCGCCCGTCTCTCTTCCCGCTCGAGCGCGGATGTCTGA